A window of the Cannabis sativa cultivar Pink pepper isolate KNU-18-1 chromosome X, ASM2916894v1, whole genome shotgun sequence genome harbors these coding sequences:
- the LOC115703110 gene encoding cysteine-rich and transmembrane domain-containing protein WIH2, with amino-acid sequence MSYQQPPVGVPPPQGYPPEGYPKDAYPPQGYPPQGYPQQGYPPQGYPQQGYPPPYAPQYAQPPPQQQKQSGGFMEGCLAALCCCCLLDACF; translated from the exons atgaGTTATCAACAACCTCCAGTTGGTGTTCCTCCGCCTCAAG GTTATCCACCGGAAGGATATCCTAAAGATGCTTATCCACCACAGGGATATCCTCCTCAAGGATATCCTCAACAAGGTTATCCTCCACAAGGATATCCTCAACAGGGTTACCCTCCACCTTACGCTCCTCAGTACGCTCAGCCTCCCccacaacaacaaaaacaaagcGGCGGCTTCATGGAAGGCTG CTTGGCTGCTCTATGTTGTTGCTGTCTCTTGGATGCCTGCTTTTGA
- the LOC115703107 gene encoding telomere repeat-binding factor 1, whose translation MGAPKQKWTQEEEAALKAGVVKHGAGKWRTILKDPEFSGVLYLRSNVDLKDKWRNMSVMSNGWGSRDKARVALRRIQHVPKQDESTFGSGGVQSDEESAELMPPAASSDTQQMQQSSGPKRTIVRLDNLIMEAVASLMEPGGSNKTAIANYIEDQYRAPPDFKRLLSAKLKFLTSSGKLIKVKRKYRIAPTPSLFERRTSSAMPMEGRHRDFSNFSNDDISILTKDQVDLELAQMKKMTAKEAAAAAARAVAEAEIAIAEAEEATREAEEAEADAETAQAYADAAMKTLKARNAQKMMMRI comes from the exons ATGGGTGCTCCCAAGCAAAAATGGACCCAAGAAGAAGAAGCAGCTCTTAAAGCTGGAGTTGTGAAGCATGGGGCGGGAAAATGGCGCACAATACTTAAGGATCCAGAATTTAGTGGTGTCTTGTATCTCCGCTCAAACGTAGATCTCAAG GATAAATGGAGAAATATGAGTGTCATGTCTAATGGATGGGGTTCTAGGGATAAGGCTAGGGTAGCTCTTAGAAGGATCCAACATGTTCCTAAGCAAGATGAAAGCACTTTTGGTAGCGGTGGTGTTCAAAGTGATGAAGAATCTGCAGAACTTATGCCTCCTGCCGCATCTAGTGATACACAGCAGATGCAGCAGAGTTCCGGCCCAAAAAGAACTATTGTAAG GTTGGACAATCTTATCATGGAGGCTGTGGCTAGCTTGATGGAGCCTGGGGGCTCTAATAAGACAGCTATTGCTAATTATATTGAG GACCAATACCGAGCTCCTCCAGATTTTAAAAGGCTATTGTCAGCAAAATTAAAGTTTTTGACATCAAGTGGTAAACTCATTAAG GTCAAACGCAAGTATAGGATAGCACCTACTCCATCATTATTCGAAAGGAGGACTTCCTCAGCAATGCCAATGGAAGGTCGCCACAGGGATTTTTCAAACTTTAGTAATGATGACATTTCCATACTTACAAAAGATCAGGTTGACTTAGAGTTAGCCCAGATGAAAAAAATGACTGCAAAAGAGGCTGCTGCAGCGGCTGCTCGAGCTGTTGCAGAGGCAGAAATTGCTATCGCAGAAGCTGAAGAGGCAACAAGGGAGGCAGAGGAGGCCGAAGCTGATGCAGAAACAGCACAAGCCTATGCAGATGCAGCAATGAAAACTCTGAAGGCGAGAAATGCCCAGAAGATG ATGATGCGAATTTGA